In Paenibacillus larvae subsp. larvae, the following proteins share a genomic window:
- a CDS encoding phospholipid carrier-dependent glycosyltransferase: MRTFIAWADHAYNTGLFGVYTDGMFLDYPPGYLYVLYILGMLHHVFHIPWEGTFSILLMKLPASLADLVLGLLIFQEASRRFSLRGAYALTLGVVLNPALWLNSSIWGQIDSIFMIFVLLFLRGLRQKKFAFAACMLAIAVLIKPQGLLLGPFLLLALAKQRDFKAWLQAFGTGAVTFLLPVVPFMIHKGFSWIFTLYFGTLGSYPYASLNAFNLFALFGGNFTDQTKPFLFLSYQTWGTIGLLGSLLAASWLYLRIRNRSGAGQLAAALFMASAFILANMMHERYLFYAVPLLAAAFIWFGDRKLLFVYAGFSLTFVLNVGYVLVQSWRKLYLIPVHDTLMLLVSACNIGLLIYAWKLGWTLAKKDFGHSGRAKGTGSGEMDLSVRSQVQKSDFQAIRKQGCSDGDLEPENSGTGKESKGSRFLGKKDFLYMGILIVVYTIIACINLGSAKAPETYWQPSEYQENVVVDLGSTQSIDRINSFAGDGEGKYSYWFSEDGIVWDHEIPVESDYTKVFTWASVQPNVKARYVKIVTDKTGFRLHEVAFFNHQSEKPLPVLSVNTSGGDPSSAEGNAGYRLFDEQKDAPYEPTYLNGTYFDEIYHARTAYEHLHQIEPYESTHPPLGKIFISAGIWLFGMNPLGWRIVGTLFGVGMIPLMYAFGKRLFGRSEYALIPAVLFTFDFMHFAQTRIATIDVYGVFFIMLMFYYMYRYMTISFYKVSLWKTWIPLGLAGLFFGIGAASKWIVLYGGAGLAVLLAISLTDRYKEYKAAKLHVLEYPEDEENQRKIRVFPRYTLYTLLVCLVFYVIIPALIYLLFYIPFMMVPGPGHGLKDVLTYQVHMYQYHSHLVATHPFASPWWEWPLMITPIWYYKAMYAPADTVSSIVSFGNPLVWWPGFAAVLYTIYRIFRKMDRRLLVLLIAYLSQYLPWMLVPRLTFIYHYFAMVPFMVLMLSYWVIYWMKKKPETRKRWVVAYLAGAVLLFIWFYPLLSGLPVSKTYTSWLHWLPGWRYF; encoded by the coding sequence ATGAGAACCTTTATTGCTTGGGCAGATCACGCATACAATACCGGTTTGTTCGGAGTGTATACAGACGGCATGTTCTTGGATTATCCCCCGGGCTATCTTTATGTGCTATATATACTTGGTATGCTGCATCATGTTTTTCACATTCCGTGGGAAGGGACGTTCTCCATCCTGCTTATGAAGCTTCCGGCCTCTTTGGCTGACCTTGTTCTGGGTCTTTTGATCTTTCAGGAGGCAAGCAGGCGTTTCTCCTTGCGGGGGGCTTACGCACTTACATTGGGGGTAGTTTTAAACCCGGCCTTGTGGCTGAATTCATCCATATGGGGACAGATTGACTCCATTTTTATGATCTTCGTTCTGCTGTTTTTAAGGGGTCTTAGGCAGAAGAAATTTGCATTTGCCGCCTGTATGCTGGCAATCGCGGTTCTGATCAAGCCTCAAGGGCTTTTGCTGGGCCCTTTTCTTCTGCTTGCCCTTGCCAAACAGCGCGACTTCAAAGCATGGTTACAGGCATTCGGTACAGGTGCGGTGACGTTCCTGCTTCCCGTTGTTCCATTTATGATTCATAAAGGATTTTCCTGGATATTCACTCTATATTTCGGGACTCTGGGATCCTATCCCTATGCCTCTCTGAATGCTTTTAATCTGTTTGCTTTGTTCGGGGGAAACTTTACAGACCAGACGAAACCGTTCCTCTTTTTGTCGTATCAGACTTGGGGTACAATTGGGCTGCTCGGGTCTTTGCTGGCAGCTTCCTGGCTGTACTTAAGAATCCGAAACCGGTCAGGAGCAGGTCAGTTAGCCGCTGCTTTGTTTATGGCTTCGGCTTTCATCCTGGCCAACATGATGCACGAACGTTATTTATTTTATGCGGTACCGCTGCTGGCCGCCGCCTTCATATGGTTTGGGGACCGGAAACTCTTGTTTGTATATGCCGGCTTTAGCCTTACTTTTGTTCTTAATGTGGGATATGTCCTCGTTCAGAGCTGGAGGAAGCTATATCTTATACCCGTGCATGATACACTGATGCTTCTCGTATCTGCCTGTAATATAGGATTATTGATATATGCGTGGAAGTTGGGATGGACATTGGCTAAAAAAGATTTTGGGCATTCTGGTCGGGCAAAAGGGACCGGAAGCGGAGAGATGGATTTGTCAGTACGATCGCAAGTGCAAAAGTCCGATTTTCAGGCTATCAGGAAACAGGGATGTTCAGACGGTGATCTGGAACCGGAAAATTCCGGGACGGGTAAAGAATCAAAGGGTTCCAGATTCCTTGGCAAGAAGGACTTTTTGTATATGGGTATTCTGATTGTGGTTTACACCATAATTGCGTGTATAAACCTGGGATCTGCCAAGGCTCCGGAGACGTACTGGCAGCCAAGTGAATATCAGGAAAATGTAGTGGTTGATCTTGGTTCGACACAAAGCATTGACCGGATTAATAGCTTTGCGGGAGATGGTGAAGGCAAGTATTCCTACTGGTTTTCAGAGGATGGTATTGTATGGGACCATGAAATTCCCGTAGAATCCGATTATACGAAAGTCTTTACCTGGGCGTCTGTCCAGCCAAATGTGAAAGCCCGATATGTGAAGATCGTAACGGATAAAACCGGGTTTCGTCTTCACGAAGTCGCATTTTTTAATCATCAGTCTGAAAAGCCGCTACCGGTACTTTCCGTGAATACGTCGGGCGGGGACCCTTCCTCTGCAGAAGGAAATGCCGGTTACCGCTTGTTTGATGAGCAGAAGGATGCACCTTATGAGCCGACATATTTAAACGGAACATATTTTGATGAAATCTACCATGCGCGTACCGCGTACGAACATTTACACCAGATTGAGCCGTATGAAAGTACGCACCCTCCGCTTGGCAAGATTTTCATTTCCGCGGGGATATGGCTGTTTGGCATGAATCCGCTGGGATGGCGCATTGTCGGTACACTTTTTGGAGTGGGGATGATTCCGCTTATGTACGCGTTTGGGAAAAGGCTTTTTGGCAGATCTGAGTACGCCTTGATTCCTGCCGTACTGTTCACTTTTGATTTTATGCACTTTGCCCAGACGAGAATCGCTACAATTGATGTCTATGGCGTATTTTTCATCATGCTGATGTTCTATTACATGTACCGGTATATGACAATAAGCTTTTACAAGGTTTCCCTTTGGAAAACGTGGATTCCGCTGGGACTGGCGGGCCTTTTTTTCGGGATCGGGGCAGCCTCCAAGTGGATTGTACTATATGGGGGAGCCGGACTTGCCGTGCTTCTGGCCATATCGTTAACAGACCGGTATAAGGAGTATAAAGCGGCCAAGCTGCATGTCCTGGAATATCCGGAGGATGAGGAGAATCAGCGTAAAATCCGTGTTTTCCCAAGATATACCCTTTATACGCTGCTGGTTTGCCTTGTGTTTTATGTGATAATTCCGGCACTCATTTATCTGTTGTTCTATATTCCGTTTATGATGGTGCCGGGACCGGGGCATGGTCTCAAGGATGTCTTGACATACCAGGTTCACATGTACCAGTATCACAGTCATCTTGTGGCTACCCATCCTTTTGCTTCGCCATGGTGGGAGTGGCCGCTGATGATTACGCCGATCTGGTATTATAAAGCCATGTATGCTCCGGCAGATACGGTATCCAGTATTGTTTCTTTCGGCAACCCGCTTGTCTGGTGGCCGGGTTTTGCAGCGGTGCTCTACACGATCTACCGAATCTTCCGGAAAATGGACCGGAGGCTTCTCGTACTGCTGATTGCTTATCTGTCCCAGTACCTGCCCTGGATGCTCGTTCCGCGTTTGACTTTTATTTACCACTATTTTGCCATGGTACCATTTATGGTGCTTATGCTGTCATACTGGGTGATATATTGGATGAAGAAAAAACCGGAGACCCGAAAACGGTGGGTAGTGGCTTATTTAGCCGGAGCAGTTCTATTGTTTATCTGGTTCTACCCCCTTTTATCCGGACTTCCGGTGAGCAAAACCTATACATCCTGGCTTCATTGGTTGCCAGGCTGGAGATATTTTTAG